The nucleotide sequence TACGGAATCATCGGACAGATGGCCGATGCCGTCGGCCTGCCCAAAGAAAAGATCAGAATCATCATGAACCCGGCGGGCGCGAGCTTCGGCTTCAGCATGTCGGCGGGCAATCCGGCGCTGATCGCGGCCTGCGCCCTGGCCCTCGACGCCCCTGTCTCTCTGGTCATGAGCTACGAGGAGCAACAACATACCACCGGCAAACGCTCTCCCATCCACGCCAACGCCCGCCTGGCCTGCGACGCGAACGGCAGGTTCATCGCGCTGGACTACCTCGTCGGGCTGGATCATGGAGCGTACAGCGAAATGGCCGGCAATCTCACGAACAAGGTCTGCCGCTTCTGGGGCTATCCCTATGCCGTGCCCAACATTCGCGGCCTGGTCCGAACGGCTTTCACCAACAACAACTTCGGAACAGCCTACCGCGCGTTCGGCTCTCCCCAAACCTACACAGGCAGCGAGCAGCTTGTGGATATGCTGGCGGAAAAACTCGGCATGGATCCCTTTGAACTGCGCTACCGGAACGTGGCCGTTGAAGGCGATTTATGCACGACTTCCGTCCCGTACCGCGAATATCCCATGCGCGGGATGATGGATATCATGCGCCCCCGCTATCAGGAGGCCGTAGCGCGCGCCAAAAGGGAAGACACCCCGGAAAAGCGCCGCGGGGTCGGCATTTCCTGGGGGGGATACCACGTCTCCAAGGTTCCGGACAAATGCCTCATTGATCTTGAACTGAACGAGGACGGTTCGATCACGCATTACAGCACCTGGGCGGATGTGGGACAAGGCGCGGATACCGGCAGCGTCGTGCATGTGCATGAAGCCCTGCGTGAACTTCACCTGGACCCAGGGCAGATACGCCTCGTTCGCAACGATACCGCCACCTGCCCGGACAGCGGGCCCGCTTCGGGAAGCCGGTCGCACCATGTGGTGGGCAACGCCACCATCAACGCCGCGGCAAAACTGCTGGAAGCCATGCGCAAGCCGGACGGAACTTTCCGCACCTGGCGGGAAATGCGGGACGAAGGCATTCCCACCAAATATCGTGGCGAAGAATCCTCCAACTGGGGAGATATTGACCCCGATACGGGCCATGGCTACGGCGCCGTGGCGCAGAGTTACGTGCTGTTCATGTCCGAAGTCGAAGTGGACGTTGCCACCGGCAAAACGCGGGTGCTTGCGACAACCATCGTCGCGGATGTGGGCAAAGTCGGCAGTTTCGAAGGCGCGCTCGGCCAGGCCTGGGGCAGTTACGCGCATTCGGTGGGCTACGCGCTGAGCGAACGGTATGACGACATGAAGAAGCACGCCTCCATGCGCGGGGCCGGCATCACGCGCTGCAACGACGTGCCGGACAACATCACGGTCATCTTCCACGAAACGCCCCGCGCTAACGGCCCCCATGGTTCCACCGGCTGCGCCGAAGGTTTTCAGAGCTGCGGGCACGTCTCCATTCTGAACGCCATCGCCAACGCCGCCGGGATCCGGATCACGACGCTTCCGGCCACGCCGGAGAAGGTCAAGGCCGCGCTTGAGGCGAAAGCGGCGGGCAGGCCCTACGCCCAGCCGCGCTGGGAACTGGGCTGCGACCTGTATGAGCGGCTGGAGTACTTGAAAGCCCATCCCCAATGGTGGGCGGCCGGATCACAATCCGACTCCGATGGGGGAAAACACGCCTGATGCGGCTCTGGCCGGATTGTATGCACGCTGATGTCAGCAAGGGTCATCAACTATTGAGGAGAACGGCTATGAAAATCGGTTTCATCGGCTTGGGCACAATGGGCGGGGCCATGTCTGCGAATCTCATAAAAAAGGGCTTCAGCGTACAGGGTTACGACATTGCCCCGGAGGCGCTGGAGCGTTTTGAAAAGGCGGGCGGCGTTCCCTGCTCCGATATGGCCGCAGCGGCGAAAGGCGCGGACATCGTGTTCACGATGCTCCCCAACGGCCCGCATGTGGAACAGGCGGTCGAAAAAATCGTCGGCAGCATGGCCAAAGGCGCCCTTTTTGTGGATTGCAGCACCATTCTGCCGGAAGTCACGCTGCGGGTGGGAGCGCGCCTGCGGGCCGAGGGCATGCGCGTCATGGACGCGCCCGTGGGTCGCACCGGCGCGGAAGCCTTGCTGGGAAAGCTGCTATTCATGGTGGGCGGCGAAGAAAAAGATCTGGCCCTCGTCAGGCCCTGCCTTGAGTGCATGGGCGACACCATTCTGCATTGCGGCCCCCTGGGGAGCGGCATCGCCACAAAAATCGTCAACAACTACATGAGCATCACGCTCAACGTCCTGACCGCCGAAGCCCTGACCCTGGGAGAGGCCTTGGGACTTGAGCGCGACCGCCTCCTGGAAGTGCTGCGCGGCACTCCCGCGGGCAGGGGACATATCAACGCCACCTACCCCGGCAAGGTGTTCAAGGGCGATATCAGCGCTTCCTTCATGCTTGATCTGGCCAACAAGGATCTGGGCCTGGCCATTGAGGTGGCGGATACGAAAAACGTGCCCCTGTTTACCGGCGGCGCGGCGCGTCAGGCCTATTCTCTGGCGCGCGCCCGGGGATACGGCCGTAAGGACTGGACCGCCATGCTGGAGGTCGTCCGGCAGCTCTCACAGGCGCAGTAGCCTCAGGAACTGACCTTTGCAACGTGAAGCGGAAATAACCGTAACCTTCATCAGGAGAACGTGATGATGCCGCTGAAAAGAATATTGCTGACCGTCGTCGCTTTGGCCGTGCTGTGCTGCGTCACCAGCGCGTCCGCGGCCGAATATAAAAAAATGACCATTCGGGCCGCCACAGCCAACCCTTTGGGCAGCCTTCACGTCACGGGCATCGAAAAATTCAAGGAGGTCGTGGAAAAAGAGTCCGGCGGCGCCATTCGCGTCCAGACATTTTATGGCGGCTCCATGGGAGACGAGCAGGCCAACGTCAAACAGCTGCGCAACGCAGAGATCCAGGTGGCCTGTCTGGCAGGCGGCAACCTGACCCCCTTCGCGCCAGCGTCCACACTGTTTGTCATGCCCTATATCTTTCCCACGACGGAAGAGGCGCTCAGGCTTTTCTCCAACGACGCATTCATGTCCAAAATGGCCGACGCCATCGCCGCACAGAGCCGGGTCAGGCCGGTGGCCTGGTTTGTGGACGGCTACCGGCATCTGACCAACTCCAGGAAGCCGGTCACCCAAATGGCCGATTTGCAGGGCCTGAAGATACGTGTCCCCCCCGTGGAAGTACAATTGGAATCCTACAAATCCTGGGGAGTGGAACCGCATCCCCTGGCCTGGACGGAAACCTTCAACGGCTTGCAGCAGGGCGTGGTGGACGGACAGGACAACTCCTATACCGTGATCCGGGACCAGAAGTTCTGGGAAGTTCAGAAATACATAACCGAGCTCCACTATACCTTCTTTGTGGCCCCGCTTCTGGTCAGTGAGACTTGGTACAGAAAGCTGGATGACGCCACCAGGGCTCTGATCAAAAAGGCCGCCCTTGAGGCGCAAAAGCACGAATGGAGCTGGGCCGCGGAGCAGGAAATCGTCGCGCGGAACGAACTGCTCTCCCACGGCATGCAGCTCAGCAAGCTTGAAGACGAGGAGAAGTGGCTTCAGGCCGCCCGCGGCACCTGGGAACGCTTCTACGATAAGGTCGGAGGCAAGGCGGTGGTGGATGAGGCGCTTGCCGTGATGAAGACGAAGTAAAAAAGAAGCCCCCGGCGCATGCGGTCCAAAGCTGTCGCGCCGGGGGCCTTTGTCCAAGGAGGAGCGCATG is from Desulfovibrio porci and encodes:
- a CDS encoding molybdopterin-dependent oxidoreductase; protein product: METIEGLGNADHLHPLQKAFTTHAGVQCGFCSPGFIMSAKALLHENPKPSRQDVRDWFTEHNNICRCTGYKPIVDAVMAAAEVMRGEKSPDDLNVDMPGDGRLYGTYFPKPTALTRVLGTCDYGADVAEKMPAGTLHLAVVMAKIPHGRIKAIHMDEAVRMPGVVRVITAKDVKGTNRFCVPQGAVHSACDGRDRPVICDDIVRRHGDIVAVVAAHSREQARAAAEKVVVDYEMLPACMTFMEAARKDAPRLFAQYPNIYIEQPVYKGDDTRDLFAGAAHVAEGSFSTTRQPHMPIEPDVLQAYPQDGGVAIQCKAQFVYGIIGQMADAVGLPKEKIRIIMNPAGASFGFSMSAGNPALIAACALALDAPVSLVMSYEEQQHTTGKRSPIHANARLACDANGRFIALDYLVGLDHGAYSEMAGNLTNKVCRFWGYPYAVPNIRGLVRTAFTNNNFGTAYRAFGSPQTYTGSEQLVDMLAEKLGMDPFELRYRNVAVEGDLCTTSVPYREYPMRGMMDIMRPRYQEAVARAKREDTPEKRRGVGISWGGYHVSKVPDKCLIDLELNEDGSITHYSTWADVGQGADTGSVVHVHEALRELHLDPGQIRLVRNDTATCPDSGPASGSRSHHVVGNATINAAAKLLEAMRKPDGTFRTWREMRDEGIPTKYRGEESSNWGDIDPDTGHGYGAVAQSYVLFMSEVEVDVATGKTRVLATTIVADVGKVGSFEGALGQAWGSYAHSVGYALSERYDDMKKHASMRGAGITRCNDVPDNITVIFHETPRANGPHGSTGCAEGFQSCGHVSILNAIANAAGIRITTLPATPEKVKAALEAKAAGRPYAQPRWELGCDLYERLEYLKAHPQWWAAGSQSDSDGGKHA
- a CDS encoding NAD(P)-binding domain-containing protein produces the protein MHADVSKGHQLLRRTAMKIGFIGLGTMGGAMSANLIKKGFSVQGYDIAPEALERFEKAGGVPCSDMAAAAKGADIVFTMLPNGPHVEQAVEKIVGSMAKGALFVDCSTILPEVTLRVGARLRAEGMRVMDAPVGRTGAEALLGKLLFMVGGEEKDLALVRPCLECMGDTILHCGPLGSGIATKIVNNYMSITLNVLTAEALTLGEALGLERDRLLEVLRGTPAGRGHINATYPGKVFKGDISASFMLDLANKDLGLAIEVADTKNVPLFTGGAARQAYSLARARGYGRKDWTAMLEVVRQLSQAQ
- a CDS encoding TRAP transporter substrate-binding protein, with product MMPLKRILLTVVALAVLCCVTSASAAEYKKMTIRAATANPLGSLHVTGIEKFKEVVEKESGGAIRVQTFYGGSMGDEQANVKQLRNAEIQVACLAGGNLTPFAPASTLFVMPYIFPTTEEALRLFSNDAFMSKMADAIAAQSRVRPVAWFVDGYRHLTNSRKPVTQMADLQGLKIRVPPVEVQLESYKSWGVEPHPLAWTETFNGLQQGVVDGQDNSYTVIRDQKFWEVQKYITELHYTFFVAPLLVSETWYRKLDDATRALIKKAALEAQKHEWSWAAEQEIVARNELLSHGMQLSKLEDEEKWLQAARGTWERFYDKVGGKAVVDEALAVMKTK